The following are encoded together in the Osmia lignaria lignaria isolate PbOS001 chromosome 13, iyOsmLign1, whole genome shotgun sequence genome:
- the Axud1 gene encoding AXIN1 up-regulated 1 isoform X2 has product MELSSVEDHVFEAQEAFAASVVEPVARPESRASTLTEEVESTGLDANVGTAATSEEKKEEDCDRCKNSQEKVESSETRLVNHEVSGDCSTEEDQSKLLDMGLKLGKQKKEAGESNESEDSSSTVQCPDEQGENEVPEFVTSSPVCRKRPATDFLPINAEIKRIGMEVTENETTQVRSDVRRISPVLVSLRERTLGEISLSSNSCLFDDDTNGRCISRSSRILDDSFTGVCRLNDSISLENSVQVNDDPVTTADSSKSEHRVDGTASEKDKCTESKEKKTLENPFIDEDSCYSLPRDSPGRDLNSCQQPKQCEEPIESSPYNGASSCERSANPIDGSSFPNLIVLLERMDAHSPTLKEQKRTIVKKKPKSTTCKDVDSAEAKTEPEDSSKDSCSMQRRVLERDDQLLDSSKVHSPNIVRDMPCSPSTNGMKQCKVILEKLILSHPVDMTEQKFCPETEETKAKVVVKELGEDEEMVFASALSAGKENPRPVNNLDSSEATPSSPEETLEPATEVPEVVDTETETETGSDSSEVSSMNARLRGCDDDTVSDQISCPESESMCCVDIGPEIITRLESERPEAFTEDSAESLALATGARDEVRSDGSDSGLGSEIPGESGPAPAPESDSETSFLDRIPDDILSDKEKVVNQLESIGVGVPGTPQAPLVNFPSPPKSNLKRRLTDCMEGAPSPKKSNTDESMKKKRNIQFDAVTVYYFPRAQGFACVPSQGGSTLGMSATHTHAERFSLSEHAAEQRRIHRARLAQLRSERAANCVSEAASSSEDPSDDTDEEQSDNEELDIDSYYFLQPVPTWQRRALLRAAGVRRIDAIEKDECRDIRASREHCGCGCKGYCDPESCPCSRANVKCQVDRAGFPCGCTRDGCANSSGRIEFNPVRVRTHFIHTLMRLELEKKHREEEEGTDHDVSDNQHGRSPLREINLGSVMENRNAESCLNGGGFTTLHYENHDARDAGTNCQPDVTGTREDSLDLYAIRDDCYPSEDTVDGCNFSHNSKRCQEIQGSHTTRLTDKTLQQSRGTAKSIQDNIHPPTRPASPRTKQPDHNTRI; this is encoded by the exons ATGGAATTGTCTTCGGTTGAGGATCATGTTTTCGAGGCCCAAGAAGCTTTTGCCGCGTCAGTAGTAGAGCCGGTCGCCAGGCCTGAGTCGAGAGCATCTACATTAACGGAGGAGGTTGAGTCGACGGGACTCGACGCGAACGTCGGGACCGCGGCTACGTCAGAAGAGAAGAAGGAGGAAGATTGTGATCGATGCAAGAATAGCCAAGAAAAGGTAGAATCATCCGAGACTCGGCTGGTAAATCACGAGGTTTCAGGCGACTGTTCGACGGAAGAGGATCAATCGAAGCTGCTCGATATGGGGCTCAAGTTGGGAAAGCAAAAGAAGGAGGCTGGAGAGTCGAACGAATCCGAGGATAGTTCGTCGACGGTTCAGTGTCCCGATGAACAGGGGGAGAACGAAGTGCCAGAATTCGTAACCTCGTCGCCGGTATGCAGGAAAAGACCAGCCACCGATTTCCTGCCGATCAACGCGGAAATCAAGAGAATAGGAATGGAGGTGACGGAAAACGAGACGACTCAAGTGAGGAGCGACGTGAGGAGGATTTCACCGGTGCTGGTTAGCCTTCGAGAACGTACTCTAGGCGAGATATCCTTGTCGTCGAACTCGTGTCTCTTCGACGACGACACGAACggtcgatgtatctcgagaagcAGCAGAATCCTCGACGATTCGTTCACCGGTGTTTGTCGATTGAACGATAGTATCAGCCTGGAGAACTCTGTTCAAGTTAACGACGATCCTGTGACAACGGCAGATTCTTCGAAGTCGGAGCACAGGGTCGACGGAACGGCGTCGGAAAAAGATAAATGTACAGAGAGCAAGGAGAAGAAAACGTTGGAGAATCCGTTCATCGACGAGGATTCTTGTTATTCGCTGCCTCGCGACAGTCCTGGCAGGGATCTGAACTCGTGTCAGCAGCCGAAACAGTGCGAGGAGCCGATCGAATCGTCTCCCTACAATGGTGCATCATCCTGCGAAAGGTCCGCTAACCCGATCGACGGTTCCTCGTTTCCTAATTTAATCGTGTTATTGGAACGCATGGATGCCCACAGTCCGACGTTGAAAGAGCAGAAACGAACGATCGTTAAGAAGAAGCCGAAAAGCACCACGTGCAAGGACGTTGATAGCGCGGAGGCGAAGACTGAGCCGGAAGATTCGTCCAAGGACTCGTGTTCGATGCAGAGGCGCGTTCTCGAGAGGGACGATCAATTGCTGGACTCTTCCAAGGTGCACTCGCCGAACATCGTCCGCGATATGCCGTGTTCGCCTTCGACAAACGGTATGAAGCAATGCAAGGTGATCTTAGAGAAGTTGATCTTGTCGCACCCGGTGGACATGACCGAACAGAAGTTTTGTCCGGAAACAGAAGAGACAAAAGCCAAGGTGGTCGTTAAAGAGTTGGGCGAGGACGAGGAAATGGTATTTGCCTCGGCTCTGTCCGCCGGAAAAGAGAATCCTCGGCCGGTGAACAATTTGGATTCGTCCGAGGCGACACCCAGCTCGCCGGAGGAGACTCTGGAACCAGCCACGGAGGTTCCAGAAGTCGTCGACACGGAAACCGAGACTGAGACCGGATCCGATAGCTCCGAAGTGTCGTCCATGAACGCGCGGCTTCGTGGATGCGACGACGACACGGTGTCCGACCAGATATCTTGCCCCGAGAGCGAATCCATGTGCTGTGTCGACATCGGTCCGGAAATTATAACCAGGTTGGAATCGGAAAGGCCGGAAGCGTTCACGGAAGACTCGGCGGAAAGCCTGGCTCTTGCCACCGGTGCTCGGGATGAAGTTAGGTCGGATGGAAGTGATTCTGGTCTTGGAAGCGAGATACCTGGAGAGTCTGGACCTGCACCGGCTCCGGAAAGCGATTCGGAGACTTCGTTCTTGGACAGGATACCCGATGACATTCTTTCCGATAAAGAAAAAG TGGTGAATCAATTGGAGTCAATCGGAGTGGGTGTACCCGGTACACCGCAGGCGCCGTTGGTGAACTTCCCGAGTCCACCGAAGAGCAATTTGAAACGACGATTAACAGATTGCATGGAAGGTGCTCCGAGTCCGAAGAAGAGTAACACCGATGAGTCGATGAAAAAGAAACGCAACATTCAATTCGATGCCGTGACCGTGTACTACTTTCCTAGGGCACAGGGTTTTGCTTGCGTGCCTTCTCAG GGTGGCAGCACTCTTGGTATGAGCGCGACGCATACTCATGCCGAACGGTTCTCGTTATCGGAACACGCCGCCGAACAGAGGCGGATTCATCGCGCGAGGCTTGCACAATTGCGCTCGGAGCGTGCTGCAAATTGCGTGTCCGAGGCAGCCTCCAGCTCGGAGGATCCGAGCGACGACACGGACGAGGAACAGAGCGATAACGAGGAGTTGGACATCGATAGTTATTACTTCCTGCAGCCAGTACCAACGTGGCAAAGACGAGCCTTGCTACGTGCCGCAGGAGTTCGTCGAATAGACGCGATCGAGAAGGACGAGTGTCGCGATATCAGAGCTAGCAGAGAACATTGTGGTTGCGGATGCAAAGGATACTGCGATCCGGAGAGTTGCCCTTGTAGCCGTGCCAACGTCAAGTGCCAG GTTGATAGAGCCGGTTTCCCTTGTGGATGTACTCGAGACGGTTGTGCGAATAGTTCAGGGAGGATTGAGTTTAATCCGGTAAGAGTACGGACGCATTTCATCCACACGTTGATGCGGTTAGAGTTGGAGAAAAAGCATCGGGAAGAAGAGGAGGGTACGGATCACGATGTTTCCGACAATCAGCACGGTAGAAGCCCGTTGAGGGAGATTAACTTGGGATCTGTAATGGAGAATAGGAACGCGGAATCGTGTTTGAACGGGGGCGGTTTTACGACGTTGCACTATGAGAATCACGACGCGAGGGATGCCGGGACAAATTGCCAGCCAGACGTAACCGGCACAAGAGAGGATAGCCTGGATCTGTACGCTATCAGAGACGATTGTTATCCAAGCGAAGACACTGTTGACG GGTGCAATTTCAGCCACAATTCCAAACGGTGCCAGGAAATCCAGGGTTCTCACACTACTCGCCTTACGGACAAGACGCTGCAACAATCCAGGGGAACTGCCAAGTCCATCCAGGACAACATTCATCCGCCTACGAGACCAGCTTCGCCCAGGACGAAACAACCGGATCACAATACACGAATCTGA
- the Axud1 gene encoding AXIN1 up-regulated 1 isoform X1: MELSSVEDHVFEAQEAFAASVVEPVARPESRASTLTEEVESTGLDANVGTAATSEEKKEEDCDRCKNSQEKVESSETRLVNHEVSGDCSTEEDQSKLLDMGLKLGKQKKEAGESNESEDSSSTVQCPDEQGENEVPEFVTSSPVCRKRPATDFLPINAEIKRIGMEVTENETTQVRSDVRRISPVLVSLRERTLGEISLSSNSCLFDDDTNGRCISRSSRILDDSFTGVCRLNDSISLENSVQVNDDPVTTADSSKSEHRVDGTASEKDKCTESKEKKTLENPFIDEDSCYSLPRDSPGRDLNSCQQPKQCEEPIESSPYNGASSCERSANPIDGSSFPNLIVLLERMDAHSPTLKEQKRTIVKKKPKSTTCKDVDSAEAKTEPEDSSKDSCSMQRRVLERDDQLLDSSKVHSPNIVRDMPCSPSTNGMKQCKVILEKLILSHPVDMTEQKFCPETEETKAKVVVKELGEDEEMVFASALSAGKENPRPVNNLDSSEATPSSPEETLEPATEVPEVVDTETETETGSDSSEVSSMNARLRGCDDDTVSDQISCPESESMCCVDIGPEIITRLESERPEAFTEDSAESLALATGARDEVRSDGSDSGLGSEIPGESGPAPAPESDSETSFLDRIPDDILSDKEKVVNQLESIGVGVPGTPQAPLVNFPSPPKSNLKRRLTDCMEGAPSPKKSNTDESMKKKRNIQFDAVTVYYFPRAQGFACVPSQGGSTLGMSATHTHAERFSLSEHAAEQRRIHRARLAQLRSERAANCVSEAASSSEDPSDDTDEEQSDNEELDIDSYYFLQPVPTWQRRALLRAAGVRRIDAIEKDECRDIRASREHCGCGCKGYCDPESCPCSRANVKCQVDRAGFPCGCTRDGCANSSGRIEFNPVRVRTHFIHTLMRLELEKKHREEEEGTDHDVSDNQHGRSPLREINLGSVMENRNAESCLNGGGFTTLHYENHDARDAGTNCQPDVTGTREDSLDLYAIRDDCYPSEDTVDGTQGPQRKLHPEFSQAFQTFSGQTGAGVNFQQPTYQDYQPYANLPSTSRVQFQPQFQTVPGNPGFSHYSPYGQDAATIQGNCQVHPGQHSSAYETSFAQDETTGSQYTNLNSVQPMNTVVQQMGKLEPFSELLSARYSYYGEMEPQTHGTYHGNGTKVEVEKNQGNEQQSESTEECDENFGEIIKKSMVETVSA; the protein is encoded by the exons ATGGAATTGTCTTCGGTTGAGGATCATGTTTTCGAGGCCCAAGAAGCTTTTGCCGCGTCAGTAGTAGAGCCGGTCGCCAGGCCTGAGTCGAGAGCATCTACATTAACGGAGGAGGTTGAGTCGACGGGACTCGACGCGAACGTCGGGACCGCGGCTACGTCAGAAGAGAAGAAGGAGGAAGATTGTGATCGATGCAAGAATAGCCAAGAAAAGGTAGAATCATCCGAGACTCGGCTGGTAAATCACGAGGTTTCAGGCGACTGTTCGACGGAAGAGGATCAATCGAAGCTGCTCGATATGGGGCTCAAGTTGGGAAAGCAAAAGAAGGAGGCTGGAGAGTCGAACGAATCCGAGGATAGTTCGTCGACGGTTCAGTGTCCCGATGAACAGGGGGAGAACGAAGTGCCAGAATTCGTAACCTCGTCGCCGGTATGCAGGAAAAGACCAGCCACCGATTTCCTGCCGATCAACGCGGAAATCAAGAGAATAGGAATGGAGGTGACGGAAAACGAGACGACTCAAGTGAGGAGCGACGTGAGGAGGATTTCACCGGTGCTGGTTAGCCTTCGAGAACGTACTCTAGGCGAGATATCCTTGTCGTCGAACTCGTGTCTCTTCGACGACGACACGAACggtcgatgtatctcgagaagcAGCAGAATCCTCGACGATTCGTTCACCGGTGTTTGTCGATTGAACGATAGTATCAGCCTGGAGAACTCTGTTCAAGTTAACGACGATCCTGTGACAACGGCAGATTCTTCGAAGTCGGAGCACAGGGTCGACGGAACGGCGTCGGAAAAAGATAAATGTACAGAGAGCAAGGAGAAGAAAACGTTGGAGAATCCGTTCATCGACGAGGATTCTTGTTATTCGCTGCCTCGCGACAGTCCTGGCAGGGATCTGAACTCGTGTCAGCAGCCGAAACAGTGCGAGGAGCCGATCGAATCGTCTCCCTACAATGGTGCATCATCCTGCGAAAGGTCCGCTAACCCGATCGACGGTTCCTCGTTTCCTAATTTAATCGTGTTATTGGAACGCATGGATGCCCACAGTCCGACGTTGAAAGAGCAGAAACGAACGATCGTTAAGAAGAAGCCGAAAAGCACCACGTGCAAGGACGTTGATAGCGCGGAGGCGAAGACTGAGCCGGAAGATTCGTCCAAGGACTCGTGTTCGATGCAGAGGCGCGTTCTCGAGAGGGACGATCAATTGCTGGACTCTTCCAAGGTGCACTCGCCGAACATCGTCCGCGATATGCCGTGTTCGCCTTCGACAAACGGTATGAAGCAATGCAAGGTGATCTTAGAGAAGTTGATCTTGTCGCACCCGGTGGACATGACCGAACAGAAGTTTTGTCCGGAAACAGAAGAGACAAAAGCCAAGGTGGTCGTTAAAGAGTTGGGCGAGGACGAGGAAATGGTATTTGCCTCGGCTCTGTCCGCCGGAAAAGAGAATCCTCGGCCGGTGAACAATTTGGATTCGTCCGAGGCGACACCCAGCTCGCCGGAGGAGACTCTGGAACCAGCCACGGAGGTTCCAGAAGTCGTCGACACGGAAACCGAGACTGAGACCGGATCCGATAGCTCCGAAGTGTCGTCCATGAACGCGCGGCTTCGTGGATGCGACGACGACACGGTGTCCGACCAGATATCTTGCCCCGAGAGCGAATCCATGTGCTGTGTCGACATCGGTCCGGAAATTATAACCAGGTTGGAATCGGAAAGGCCGGAAGCGTTCACGGAAGACTCGGCGGAAAGCCTGGCTCTTGCCACCGGTGCTCGGGATGAAGTTAGGTCGGATGGAAGTGATTCTGGTCTTGGAAGCGAGATACCTGGAGAGTCTGGACCTGCACCGGCTCCGGAAAGCGATTCGGAGACTTCGTTCTTGGACAGGATACCCGATGACATTCTTTCCGATAAAGAAAAAG TGGTGAATCAATTGGAGTCAATCGGAGTGGGTGTACCCGGTACACCGCAGGCGCCGTTGGTGAACTTCCCGAGTCCACCGAAGAGCAATTTGAAACGACGATTAACAGATTGCATGGAAGGTGCTCCGAGTCCGAAGAAGAGTAACACCGATGAGTCGATGAAAAAGAAACGCAACATTCAATTCGATGCCGTGACCGTGTACTACTTTCCTAGGGCACAGGGTTTTGCTTGCGTGCCTTCTCAG GGTGGCAGCACTCTTGGTATGAGCGCGACGCATACTCATGCCGAACGGTTCTCGTTATCGGAACACGCCGCCGAACAGAGGCGGATTCATCGCGCGAGGCTTGCACAATTGCGCTCGGAGCGTGCTGCAAATTGCGTGTCCGAGGCAGCCTCCAGCTCGGAGGATCCGAGCGACGACACGGACGAGGAACAGAGCGATAACGAGGAGTTGGACATCGATAGTTATTACTTCCTGCAGCCAGTACCAACGTGGCAAAGACGAGCCTTGCTACGTGCCGCAGGAGTTCGTCGAATAGACGCGATCGAGAAGGACGAGTGTCGCGATATCAGAGCTAGCAGAGAACATTGTGGTTGCGGATGCAAAGGATACTGCGATCCGGAGAGTTGCCCTTGTAGCCGTGCCAACGTCAAGTGCCAG GTTGATAGAGCCGGTTTCCCTTGTGGATGTACTCGAGACGGTTGTGCGAATAGTTCAGGGAGGATTGAGTTTAATCCGGTAAGAGTACGGACGCATTTCATCCACACGTTGATGCGGTTAGAGTTGGAGAAAAAGCATCGGGAAGAAGAGGAGGGTACGGATCACGATGTTTCCGACAATCAGCACGGTAGAAGCCCGTTGAGGGAGATTAACTTGGGATCTGTAATGGAGAATAGGAACGCGGAATCGTGTTTGAACGGGGGCGGTTTTACGACGTTGCACTATGAGAATCACGACGCGAGGGATGCCGGGACAAATTGCCAGCCAGACGTAACCGGCACAAGAGAGGATAGCCTGGATCTGTACGCTATCAGAGACGATTGTTATCCAAGCGAAGACACTGTTGACGGTACGCAGGGACCTCAAAGGAAACTTCATCCTGAATTTAGTCAAGCTTTTCAAACGTTCTCGGGCCAAACCGGTGCCGGGGTTAATTTTCAACAGCCTACTTATCAGGATTACCAGCCTTACGCTAACCTTCCTTCCACGTCTAGGGTGCAATTTCAGCCACAATTCCAAACGGTGCCAGGAAATCCAGGGTTCTCACACTACTCGCCTTACGGACAAGACGCTGCAACAATCCAGGGGAACTGCCAAGTCCATCCAGGACAACATTCATCCGCCTACGAGACCAGCTTCGCCCAGGACGAAACAACCGGATCACAATACACGAATCTGAACTCGGTGCAACCGATGAACACAGTCGTCCAACAAATGGGTAAATTAGAACCGTTCTCGGAACTTTTGTCAGCTAGATATTCCTACTACGGTGAAATGGAGCCCCAGACGCACGGTACTTATCACGGGAACGGAACCAAGGTCGAGGTGGAAAAGAATCAAGGTAACGAGCAACAATCGGAAAGTACGGAAGAGTGCGACGAAAACTTTGGGGAAATCATTAAAAAGTCAATGGTCGAGACTGTATCTGCTTAA